The DNA sequence CGCCGCGGGCCTTGCAGCCTTCGATGGCGCGCTCAACGGCCGCCTTGGCACCAGCGATCACCACCTGGCCCGGGGAGTTGAAGTTCACCGCGCTGACCACTTCGCCTTGCGCCGCTTCGGCACAGGCTGCCAGCACGTCGGCATCTTCCAGACCGAGGATGGCAGCCATGCCGCCCTGCCCGGCCGGAACGGCTTCCTGCATCAACTGGCCACGGCGCTCAACGAGCTTGACCGCGTCCGCCAGGCTCAGGCTGCCGGCAGCGACCAGCGCGCTGTATTCGCCCAGACTGTGGCCGGCAACGAAAGCCGGACGCGCGCCGCCTTCGGCCAGCCACAAACGCCACAGGGCGATCGAAGCGGTCAGAATGGCCGGTTGGGTTTTATCGGTTTGATTGAGCAGCTCTTCCGGGCCCTGCTGGGTCAGTGCCCACAGGTCGTAGCCCAGAGCATCGGAGGCTTCTTTGAAAGTTTCGAGGATCAGCGAATGTTGCGCGCCCAGCTCGGCCAGCATGCCGAGGGACTGCGAACCCTGTCCTGGAAAGACGAATGCGAGGGAAGCAGACATGTAACAAGCCCCTAATGATCTTGTCGTCGGAAAAATGGCATCCCGCTAGAGGGACGCAAGAAACTGACAGTTGGATGGCCCTTTGAACCGGGCGGTCACATTTAAGCATTGTCCGACGAAAACGCCTAAGACAACAAATCCTCCAGACGG is a window from the Pseudomonas gozinkensis genome containing:
- the fabD gene encoding ACP S-malonyltransferase → MSASLAFVFPGQGSQSLGMLAELGAQHSLILETFKEASDALGYDLWALTQQGPEELLNQTDKTQPAILTASIALWRLWLAEGGARPAFVAGHSLGEYSALVAAGSLSLADAVKLVERRGQLMQEAVPAGQGGMAAILGLEDADVLAACAEAAQGEVVSAVNFNSPGQVVIAGAKAAVERAIEGCKARGAKRAMPLPVSVPSHCELMRPAAERFAESIAAIDWQAPQIPVVQNVSAQVPADLEILKRDLLEQLYKPVRWVESVQTLAAKGATNLVECGPGKVLAGLNKRCAEGVSTSNLNTPDAFAAARAAAV